The Pantanalinema sp. genomic interval GCCCAAGCCGACGCCTTTCGTGCCCGGCTGCTCGGCGAGTGTTCGCTTCAGGGTGGACACGCACCCCGTAGTGGTGACGGTGAGGGAAAGGATGAGGGAAAGTGAATACCGGCGCATTGGGTGATCCTGCTTATTAGGAAATCAGTAGTGCCATGTGATGATTATAGCCCACATTGCGCCTGTATTACTGCCTGGTTTTCTGCGAGAATTGCTGAGATCACGGGGGTAAGTTGAGTGGGTTATCGCCCCCGCTATGTTTAGGTAACGTGATGCTTTGTACTTCTGAGCTCCTTCTTCAAGCTGCTCACACCCTCTGCGACGCGATCGCCGATCTCACCTTCGCCCCGCCGGTCGCCTACGTCTACAACCCCCTGATCTACGCCCATGCCGGCTACGAGGCCTACGTCCGCCGCTACGGGGACGGCCGCAAGCGCGTCGTGTTCCTCGGCATGAACCCGGGGCCCTTCGGGATGGCGCAGACCGGGGTGCCCTTCGGGGACGTCAAGATGGTGCGGGAATGGATGGGGATCGAGGTCCCCATCGGCAAGCCGCCCAAGGAGCATCCCAGGCGCCCCATCGACGGCTTTTCATCCAAGCAGAGCGAGGTGAGCGGCACCCGGCTCTGGGGGGCTGCCGCCGAGCGCTACGGCACGGCCGAGGCCTTCTTCCGGGACCACTTCGTCGTCAACTACTGCCCGTTGGTCTTCATGGAGCAGACGGGGGCAAACCGCACGCCGGACAAGCTGCCTACGAGCGAGCGAGATCCCCTCTTCGAGGCCTGCGATCGCCACCTTTCCCGGGTGATCGCCGCGCTCGAGCCCGAGTGGGTGATCGGGGTGGGGGCCTTCGCCGAGGCCAGGGCCAAGCGCGTTCTCTCGGGCACGACGATCAAGATCGGCCGGGTCCTGCACCCGAGCCCCGCGAGCCCCGCCGCGAACCGGGGCTGGGCCCAAGCCGCCGCAAGGGAGCTCGCGGCGCAGGGCGTCTGCCCCTCGGCTTGAGGAGCCACCCTCCGAGGGAGCTCGCCGCTTGCTCGGCGTAGGCCACGAAGCTGCGCGCCGAGACTCCGATGCAGGCGTAGAGCGCCACCAGCCACAGGGGGACCAGCGCGCTCCCCGACGACGGGAAGTGGTAGAGGCCGTGGCTCAACAGGATGCTCTCGAGCCCCGGTCCCAGGGCGATGCCCAGGACCGCCGCCAGCGCGTCGCCGCGCTGCCGGACCCAGCAGCAGCGCAGCCCCAGGGCCAGGAGCATCAGGGCGAAGGCAAGCCATGGCGAGAGGTTGGCGGTGAGCGACAGGCCGATCGCCGTCGCGAAGAGCGCCACGTCCGTCGGGTGCGGCCGGCACGGCCCGATCAGCCGGGTCATGTGGCGCAGGGCGATGCCGCTCAGCGCCCAGTACAGGAAGACGAAGCCAGGCAGCATCAAGAGCGCGGCCGGCGCGGCGTAGACCGTGACCCCCGAGGCCGTCTGGCCCACGTCGATGGCCGATCCGAGCGTCAGGCCGAGCAGGTAGAACGCGGCGTCCAGCGCCTCTCGGCCGACGAGGAGCATCAGGGCCGCCCCGACGAGCAGGACGGGATAGACCAGCCAGCTTTGATAGCTCAGGGCCATGCCGACGCAGGACAGGGCCAGGATGCCTGCGATCGCCAGCGAGCGCTTCATCGCTTCCTCCCGCGGATTTCCGCGGGCCGGTTATAGCACCGCTCACCCGCGACGTCCTCGGCGGGATCGCAGAGCGCTGAAGCGCGTTACAGGCGAGCGCCCCTCGGCCATCACGACCGAGGGGCGCTTGCTGTCTCGGGATGGGCGCTCGCTAGCCGCCTGCGAAGTCCTCCTCCCAGTACTCGTGCGCCCCGCGCGCGTCGGCGCGGCGCTGCTCGAGCTCGTCCTTGCGCAGCTGCACCCGCCGGATCTTGCCCGAGATGGTCTTGGGCAGCTCGCCGAACTCCAGGCGCCGGATGCGCTTGTAGGCCGCGAGGTTCGCGCGGGCGAAGGCCAGGATCTCCTGGGCGAGCTCGGCCGACGGGACCTGGCCGGGCTTGAGGGCGACGATGGCCTTGGGCACGCTCAGGCGCAGCGGGTCGGGGCTCGGGATGACGGCGGCCTCCAGCACCGCCTCGTGCTCGATCAGCACGCTCTCCAGCTCGAAGGGGCTGATGCGGTAGTCGGCGCTCTTGAACACGTCGTCGGCGCGGCCCACGTACCAGTAGTACCCCTCGGAGTCGCGGCTCGCCACGTCGCCGGTCGGGTAGAAGGCGCCGCCCAGGAGGCGCTCGCTCTTCTCGGGGTCGTCCAGGTAGCCCTTCATCAGCCCCACGGGCGCCGGCTCGAGCCGCAGGGAGAGCTCGCCCTCGTGCCACTCCTGGCCGTCCGCGTCGATCAGGGCCACCCGGTAGCCCGGCAGCGGCCGGCCCATCGAGCCCGGCCGGATGGGCTGGCCGGGGGTGTTGCCGATCTGGGCGGTCGTCTCGGTCTGGCCGTAGCCGTCGCGGATCGTGATCCCCCAGGCTTCCTTGACCTGCCGGATCACCTCGGGGTTGAGGGGCTCGCCCGCTCCCACGATCTCGCGGAGCTTGAGCGGGTAGGCGGAAAGGTCCTCCAGCATGAGCATGCGCCAGACGGTGGGCGGCGCGCAGAGGGTGGTGACGCCGTGCTCCACCATCTGCTCCAGGGTGCGCTTGGCATCGAAGCGCTGGTAGTTGAAGACGAAGACCGTGGCCCCCGCGTTCCAGGGAGCGAAGAAGTTGCTCCAGGCGTGCTTGGCCCAGCCAGGCGAGCTGATGTTGTAGTGGACGTCGCCCTCCTGCAGCCCGATCCAGTACATGGTCGCGAGGTGCCCGACCGGATAGCTCTGGTGGGTGTGGGTGACGAGCTTGGGCTTGGCGGTGGTGCCCGAGGTGAAGTAGATGAGCAAGGGGTCGTCGACCGCCGTCGGGCCATCGGCCTCGAAGGCCTCGAGGGCGCCGTCGGCCTCGGCGTAGGATCGCCAGCCCGCAACGCTTCCACCCACCACGATGCGGGTGAAGGCGAAGGAGAGGCCCTCGAACTTGGCGGCCCCCGTGGGGTCGGTCAGGACGTGCTTGACGCCGCCTCGCTCGAAGCGATCCTCCAGGTCCTCGGGGGCGAGCAGGGTGGTGGCGGGAATGAGGACCGCCCCCAGCTTGATGGCAGCGAGCATGATCTCCCAGAGCGGCACGATGTTCGGCAGCATGAGCAGGATCCTGTCCCCGCGCCTCACGCCCTGCTGCCGCAGCCAGTTGGCGACCCGGCTCGAGCGCGCCGCGATGGCGGCGTAACTCAGCTTCTCCACGTTTCCGTCGTCAGAGACCACGATGAGCGCTGGCCGCGCGTTGTCGCGGGCGTAGACGTCGAAGTAGTCGAGGGCCCAGTTGAACTGGGTGAGACTCGGCCAGGCGAAATCTCGGTAAGCCCTTTCATAATCTGTCCGGCTATCCCGCAGGAAATCACGTGCCTTTATGAACGCAGCAGCTCCCGACGCCATAGATACCTCCTGTATTGGGTCCGTTCGCCTTCTTCATACCCGTCGAACCGCGCGATGAATGCAGGCAAGCGCCTATCTGGCGGCGTCGCGGCAAGCGAGACCGTCGAG includes:
- a CDS encoding uracil-DNA glycosylase family protein — translated: MLCTSELLLQAAHTLCDAIADLTFAPPVAYVYNPLIYAHAGYEAYVRRYGDGRKRVVFLGMNPGPFGMAQTGVPFGDVKMVREWMGIEVPIGKPPKEHPRRPIDGFSSKQSEVSGTRLWGAAAERYGTAEAFFRDHFVVNYCPLVFMEQTGANRTPDKLPTSERDPLFEACDRHLSRVIAALEPEWVIGVGAFAEARAKRVLSGTTIKIGRVLHPSPASPAANRGWAQAAARELAAQGVCPSA
- a CDS encoding DUF2878 family protein; the encoded protein is MKRSLAIAGILALSCVGMALSYQSWLVYPVLLVGAALMLLVGREALDAAFYLLGLTLGSAIDVGQTASGVTVYAAPAALLMLPGFVFLYWALSGIALRHMTRLIGPCRPHPTDVALFATAIGLSLTANLSPWLAFALMLLALGLRCCWVRQRGDALAAVLGIALGPGLESILLSHGLYHFPSSGSALVPLWLVALYACIGVSARSFVAYAEQAASSLGGWLLKPRGRRPAPRAPLRRLGPSPGSRRGSRGSGAGPGRS
- a CDS encoding AMP-binding protein — translated: MASGAAAFIKARDFLRDSRTDYERAYRDFAWPSLTQFNWALDYFDVYARDNARPALIVVSDDGNVEKLSYAAIAARSSRVANWLRQQGVRRGDRILLMLPNIVPLWEIMLAAIKLGAVLIPATTLLAPEDLEDRFERGGVKHVLTDPTGAAKFEGLSFAFTRIVVGGSVAGWRSYAEADGALEAFEADGPTAVDDPLLIYFTSGTTAKPKLVTHTHQSYPVGHLATMYWIGLQEGDVHYNISSPGWAKHAWSNFFAPWNAGATVFVFNYQRFDAKRTLEQMVEHGVTTLCAPPTVWRMLMLEDLSAYPLKLREIVGAGEPLNPEVIRQVKEAWGITIRDGYGQTETTAQIGNTPGQPIRPGSMGRPLPGYRVALIDADGQEWHEGELSLRLEPAPVGLMKGYLDDPEKSERLLGGAFYPTGDVASRDSEGYYWYVGRADDVFKSADYRISPFELESVLIEHEAVLEAAVIPSPDPLRLSVPKAIVALKPGQVPSAELAQEILAFARANLAAYKRIRRLEFGELPKTISGKIRRVQLRKDELEQRRADARGAHEYWEEDFAGG